TCGTCCGCCGGGCGACTTATCCGCGCGACGACTTCGTCGCCGCGATTCGCGAAACCCTCGCGCGCGGTGGCAGTGAGGCGTCGTTCGTGTTCGTGCACGGCTACAACGTGGCGTTCGACGACGCTGCGCGCCGCACGGCGCAGATCGCCTACGATCTCGATTTCCGCGGTGCACCGGTTTTCTACAGCTGGCCCTCGCAGGCGTCGCTCGAAGGCTACACGGTGGACGAGGCGAACGTCGAGTGGAGCATGCTCAACCTGAAAAACTTCCTGCTCGATTACGCGCAGCATTGCGGCGCGAAGGACATCTACCTCATCGCCCATTCGATGGGAAACCGCGCACTCACCCGCGCGGTTTCGACGCTGTTCACGGAACACCCGGAACTGCGCGGACGCTTCAAGGAAATCATTCTCACCGCGCCGGACGTCGATGCGGACGTCTTCAAGCGCGAGCTCGCGCCGAAGCTCGTGGCCGGCTGCGACAAGATCACGCTCTACGTCTCGGACGGCGACAAGGCATTGCTCGCCTCGAAGAAAGTTCACGGCTACCCGCGCCTCGGTGACGCGGCGGCCGGGATCGCAGTGATGCCGGGCGTGGAAACCGTCGACGCTTCCGGTCTCGATACCAGTTTTCTCGAGCATTCATATTTCGCGACCAGTGGTTCCGTGCTGCAGGACATCCGTCGGCTCGTGCTGGAAGGCCTGCGCGCCGCACAGCGCGGTCTAGCCGAGAAAGGCGACACGGCAGACCGGCGGTATTGGAAGTTTCTTCTGCCCACGGCGCATTGAGCCGGTGCGTGGGCGCGGGAGAATCTCAGTCGAGCGTCCGCAGGTAGGCGATCAGGGCGGCGACTTCCTCCGGTGAGTGCTTTTTCGCGAATGACGGCATCTCGCCGGGAATGCCCCGGAGCACGACGTTCGCGATGCGGCGATCGCTGACTTGCAGCGCGTGGAGGTCGGGCCCTTCGTCGCCGCGCGCGTCGGCGCCATGGCAATGGGCGCAACTGTTCAGGTAGAGATCGTGGCCGGTGCGGGTGAGCGTATCCAGCGTCGCCCTGG
This window of the Candidatus Didemnitutus sp. genome carries:
- a CDS encoding alpha/beta hydrolase — its product is MKWLRPTLGWLIGATVVLAFIGCSAPPRPTAMQSTPPPPPPPPPPPPMAMPQAGNPNVARGFEFDQVRVFFATDRRANGVGEFGGERGSEIAYGNVFVSIPRQHRIGGIEQPSIWRLEFSEDPRKHMTIVRRATYPRDDFVAAIRETLARGGSEASFVFVHGYNVAFDDAARRTAQIAYDLDFRGAPVFYSWPSQASLEGYTVDEANVEWSMLNLKNFLLDYAQHCGAKDIYLIAHSMGNRALTRAVSTLFTEHPELRGRFKEIILTAPDVDADVFKRELAPKLVAGCDKITLYVSDGDKALLASKKVHGYPRLGDAAAGIAVMPGVETVDASGLDTSFLEHSYFATSGSVLQDIRRLVLEGLRAAQRGLAEKGDTADRRYWKFLLPTAH
- a CDS encoding cytochrome c — translated: MTPYRALVFSATAAAIVLGSSVALGRLLEARARRDSHELPPWTGLPTPARATLDTLTRTGHDLYLNSCAHCHGADARGDEGPDLHALQVSDRRIANVVLRGIPGEMPSFAKKHSPEEVAALIAYLRTLD